CCCCGCAAGCTGCGCTGCAAAAGCCGCCGCCTCAGTACGCTCCGAAAAAAAACGGCTTTCCAGCCCTTCTTCCCCCGGCCATTCAACAACAAAACGGCCCACGCGCTGACACAATATCGCAGGTGTGTCTAAAGCAATGAGCCGTCCCTTATCCAAAATTCCCACTCGTTGGCACAAATGCTCCGCTTCCTCAATATAATGGGTTGTCAACAGTACCGTAACCCCGTCTTTATTCAGACGGCGAATCAAATCCCACAGGCGACGCCTCACTTGCGGATCCAATCCCACCGTAGGCTCATCCAAAAACAATATTTTCGGCTCATGCAATAAAGCCCTCGCGATCATCACCCGTCTCTTCATGCCACCCGACAAGCTCTGAATTCGCTCCTTGCGACGATCCTGCAGTTCCACATATTCCAATAACAAATCCATGCGCTGCAACAAAACAGAGCGCTCCATATGATGCAATCGCCCATGCAACTCCAAGTTTTCTTCCACCGTCAAGTCCACATCCAAATTGAAGTGCTGCGGCACGACGCCAATCAGCTTTTTAATCTGCGCATCGTCGCTGCCTAACTGAAAACCGTGAACCAGCACTTCGCCGGAACTAGCCTTAGCCAAGGTCGTTAGAATACGAATGGTTGTCGTCTTACCAGCGCCGTTAGGCCCTAAAAGTCCAAAAATTTCCCCGTCGGGGATATGCAGTTCCAGCCCATCTACCGCCGTTCGCGAGCCGAATCTTTTTACCAAATTTTGAATTTCAATCATGCCTGTTTCTGCACCCGTTCCAGAACGATTCGGTGATCCACCAAATGCAATTCTTTAATCTGCGCAGCCAAAGTTTTACGTTGCCCGAAAATATTCTCTAAAAAAATTTCATTGCCTTTAGGCACAATTGTATCTACACGCTCCAATAACAGCTCTTC
This Anaeromusa acidaminophila DSM 3853 DNA region includes the following protein-coding sequences:
- a CDS encoding ABC transporter ATP-binding protein translates to MIEIQNLVKRFGSRTAVDGLELHIPDGEIFGLLGPNGAGKTTTIRILTTLAKASSGEVLVHGFQLGSDDAQIKKLIGVVPQHFNLDVDLTVEENLELHGRLHHMERSVLLQRMDLLLEYVELQDRRKERIQSLSGGMKRRVMIARALLHEPKILFLDEPTVGLDPQVRRRLWDLIRRLNKDGVTVLLTTHYIEEAEHLCQRVGILDKGRLIALDTPAILCQRVGRFVVEWPGEEGLESRFFSERTEAAAFAAQLAGDAVLRQSNLEDVFVEMTGRRVSA
- a CDS encoding CooT family nickel-binding protein, with protein sequence MCEANVYLLENGKEELLLERVDTIVPKGNEIFLENIFGQRKTLAAQIKELHLVDHRIVLERVQKQA